Part of the Paenibacillus terrae HPL-003 genome is shown below.
GCTCCTCACTGTCATGCACCTCTACCAATGCGTCCAGTCCCAGGTTTTTGGCAATCTCTAAAAATGACCCCAAAACACGTGGCTCCAGTATGGCCGCAATCAACAGCACCGCATCCGCTCCCAGCAGACGAGCTTCATAAATTTGCCGTTCATCAATGATAAAATCCTTACGCAGCAGTGGAATCTTTACCTGTTCACGAATTTGGTGCAAATATTCAGGGCTCCCCTGAAAGTACGTCACATCCGTCAAGACAGAAATGCAATCGGCTCCAGCCCCCTCATAAGCCCGTGCAATGTCCACCGGATGAAAATCCGGCCGGATCAACCCTTTGGAGGGGGAAGCCTTCTTCACTTCGGCAATCAGTCCGAGCGGACGGTTGCGGCGCAGAGCTATAGCATCCTCGAATCCTCTCGTCGCAGATAAATCGGCAACCAATCGTTCGGCTTTACTGATTTGAAAATGCTCCTTAAGCTGCTCTACTTCCTGTCGCTTTGTCACTACAATTCGATCAAGATACATATTGATATTCCCCCGTTGCCTGTATTAATTGATCCAGCTTGGACAGCGCCAGCCCCGAGTCAATAGCTTCAGCCGCTCGCGCTACTCCCTCCGTCAAGGTAGCTACTGCGCCCGATACATAGATGCACGCACCCGCATTCGCTAACACGACATCACGATAAGCTCCGCGCTCTCCGTTCAAAACTCGATCTATAATGTCGGCGTTAACCTGCGCGTCTCCACCCAGCACTTCATCGAGACGGTGCGTCTGCAAACCCAGATCCGACGGGTTAAGTTCAAACGTACGAACCTGACCATCCTTCAGTTCAGATACCCGTGTCGGTGCCGAAATGCTGATTTCATCCAATCCGTCCAGACTGCTGACAACCATGGCTCGCTTGGAACCGAGTCGATTCAGCACCTCAGCGATCACTTCCGTTTTTCCCGCATCATAAATGCCTAGCAACTGGCGATCTGCACCTGCCGGATTCGTCAAGGGACCGAGCATATTAAACACCGTTCGTACTCCAAGCTCTCGACGTGGAGCGGCAGCATGCTTCATAGACGGATGATACAACTGCGCAAATAAAAAGCAGATGCCGATACGATCCAGACATGACCGCGCCTGATCACTCGTCAAATGGATATTGACCCCTAGGGCCTCCAGCACATCGGCGCTCCCGGCACGTCCGCTTGCAGAGCGATTGCCATGCTTCGCTACCCGTACAGATACCGAAGCCGCAATAATAGCGGATATCGTGGAAATATTAAACTTGTGAATACCCGACCCCCCCGTTCCGCATGTGTCCAACAAATGGGTATCACCTTCTCCGGTTTGCACCGGACTGGCATAGCTGCGCATAGCTTCGGCAAATCCGGTGATTTCGTCCACCGTCTCCCCCTTGATGCGCAGAGCTGTCAGCAACCCGCCAATTTGCGCCTGCGTAGCACTCCCACTCATAATCTGTTCCATCACGCCGCGGGCCTCCGGACGTGAAAGATGCTGTCCCTCAATGACCCGGCTTAACCCCACTTGCATAATGTCATGTCGTTCCATCGTCGTCTCCTCCTCAAAATCAGATTTTTGTATGTTACGGAGTGTACAAATAATCCTGGTTGATGACGCTGTTGTAGGGCTGTACCGTCGCCGGGAACATCGCTTCAGCCGTGCGGATCGCTTTCAGCAGTGCCTTGGCCTTGTTTACCGTCTCCTGATACTCGCTTTCCGGAACCGAGTCCCACACAATCCCTGCACCCGCCTGAACATAAGCCCGGTTCTTTTTAAACACAATGGTACGAATCGTGATGCAAGCATCCATATTGCCCGAGAAGCCCAAATATCCGATGGCTCCTGCATACGGCCCACGCGCCTCCCGCTCCAGCTCGGCAATAATCTCCATCGCCCGCAGCTTCGGAGCCCCTGATACCGTGCCCGCTGGCAAGCAGGACAGGAAAGCATCGAAGAAGTCTTTATCCTCGCGTAACTTACCCGATACATTGGATACAATGTGCATCACGTGGGAATAGCGTTCAATTTCCATAAACGTATCGCATTGGACCGTACCGAATTGAGATACACGTCCCAGATCATTTCTTCCCAAGTCGACCAGCATCAGATGCTCGGCACGTTCTTTTTCATCCTTCAGCAGCTCTTCAGCAAGCGCTATATCCTCTGTCTCCGTCACGCCACGCGGCCTCGTTCCAGCAATAGGACGGGTTTCCACCCGACCGTTTTCCACCTTGACGAGCGCCTCCGGCGAAGTGCCCACGATGATCTCGTCATCCATTTTCAAATAATACATATACGGAGACGGGTTCATCGTGCGCAGCACGCGGTATACCTGTAAAGGAGAGGCATCAGTATCAATGTGAAAGCGCTGGGATAGAACGACCTGAAAAATATCGCCTGAGCGAATATACTCCTTCGCCTGCTCCACATTGGAAATAAACTGCTCCTTCGTCACATTCGATTGAATCTCACCCAGCTCCACATCGTCAGGAATGGAGACTGCTCCCAATGTCTCTGCCGGTGTCTGCTTACGTAGGTACTGCGCCGTTGCTTCCAGCTTCCGTTCCACCTCAGCATAAGCAGCGCGGATGTCCTCATCGCGGAAGCCTTCGCCTACATGAACATTGCCGACCAGCAAAATTTGCTGTTTCACATGATCAAAGACAATAACTTGATCGCAGAACATAAAACGAATATCATCCATATTCAAATCATCTACTGAATGCTCTGGCAGTTTTTCATAGTATTGCAGCAGATCATATCCAAAAAATCCGATAGCCCCGCCTGTAAATGGAGGCATTTCTTTCACCTTCGGGCTACGGTACTTGCGAAGCAACGCCTTGAGCTCTTCAAGCGGCTTGTCGTTTAATATTTGTCGCTTACCATGCTGCTCCAGGATCAAACGGCCTTTTTTACCGGAAACCATCAGGAACGGGTCCGTCCCGATGAATGAATGTCGCGCCCACTGCTCGCCCCCTTCTACACTCTCCAGCAGAAAGGCCCGGTCCCGCTCAGCGTACCGACGGAAAATCCGAATTGGCGTCTCCATATCCGCCAGCACTTTTTTGTACACAGGAATCAGGTTAAAATCATTCGCCATCGTTATCACTTGCTCCACATGCGGCGTTAACATGAGATCACTTCCTTTCCAAATTGGGGCAGAACTCAAAGGAGAGAACATAAAAAAAGCCTCTACCCGGAAGGTAGAGGCTGTCAGTTATTGAAATTATAAGAATGCTACCATATGCAAAATGACTACAACAAATATACAAAGTATACACTCATCCCTTTGCATAACCTGGGTTACTTCAAATAAGCCTCTCCGTCTAGGAAGTTCTCCGTGGACAAAAGCTTATCCGCTACCGCTGGTCTCTGTAATCTTCATATGGAATTGGCTCAACTGCACTCTTCTCATCTCAACTCTGGCTCTGGCTAACTCTACTCAACTCTGCTACACACACTATATCTCATACAATGTTACTTTGGCAACCATCAACTTTAAAAACGGGCGATTACTTCCCTTGGGACGCCAAATCCGGTCTCAGCGCCTGCGCCCCGTTCAAATATACATGTTTGATTTCCCGCTGTGTTTTAACGGTATTCACCTGTACCATCAAACGGATGCATTTCGGCAAGCCGCCCTCTACGGGAATTTCTAACGAACACATAAGCGGAACCATATCCCAGCCGTCAAGCTGGCGGATCGCCTTTGCCGGGAAAGTAGCATTCAGATCATGGGTCACCGTAATCCATACGTTGCTAATATCCTCCGGCTGCACTTCATTGTAGGACACAATTTCCGCTAACAGTAGGCATGTGGCTTCCAAAATTTCGTTTTCTTCATTGTTCGCTACGGTCGTCGCCCCACGAATTCCCCGATTGTACATCGTTACGCCTCCTCTTTTAGCTGTTCAATTACTTGTCGGATGTAAGAGACGGAAATATCCTTCACTACCTCCACACGCCCGATGCTGCGTGGGACGACAAAAGTAATACTGCCTTCCTTAAACTTTTTGTCATGCATCATCGCATCCAGCAGACGATCTGTTTCGAGATGAGCGGGAAGAGAAGTCGGTAGACGAAGCGAAGCCAGCATATCCCTCGTTTCTGTTGCCAAAGAAGGATCTGCCCCCAGCTTCACACCCAGAAGTGCAGAGCCGACCATACCAATAGAAATCGCTTCCCCGTGTAAA
Proteins encoded:
- the trpC gene encoding indole-3-glycerol phosphate synthase TrpC — translated: MYLDRIVVTKRQEVEQLKEHFQISKAERLVADLSATRGFEDAIALRRNRPLGLIAEVKKASPSKGLIRPDFHPVDIARAYEGAGADCISVLTDVTYFQGSPEYLHQIREQVKIPLLRKDFIIDERQIYEARLLGADAVLLIAAILEPRVLGSFLEIAKNLGLDALVEVHDSEELKAVLDLGTATLIGVNNRNLRTFETRLQTTEELFSLIPKGVTFISESGIAGPEDVKYLHSVGAHGILVGEHLMRKDDVGQAVADLMDGVKA
- the trpD gene encoding anthranilate phosphoribosyltransferase produces the protein MERHDIMQVGLSRVIEGQHLSRPEARGVMEQIMSGSATQAQIGGLLTALRIKGETVDEITGFAEAMRSYASPVQTGEGDTHLLDTCGTGGSGIHKFNISTISAIIAASVSVRVAKHGNRSASGRAGSADVLEALGVNIHLTSDQARSCLDRIGICFLFAQLYHPSMKHAAAPRRELGVRTVFNMLGPLTNPAGADRQLLGIYDAGKTEVIAEVLNRLGSKRAMVVSSLDGLDEISISAPTRVSELKDGQVRTFELNPSDLGLQTHRLDEVLGGDAQVNADIIDRVLNGERGAYRDVVLANAGACIYVSGAVATLTEGVARAAEAIDSGLALSKLDQLIQATGEYQYVS
- the trpE gene encoding anthranilate synthase component I, coding for MLTPHVEQVITMANDFNLIPVYKKVLADMETPIRIFRRYAERDRAFLLESVEGGEQWARHSFIGTDPFLMVSGKKGRLILEQHGKRQILNDKPLEELKALLRKYRSPKVKEMPPFTGGAIGFFGYDLLQYYEKLPEHSVDDLNMDDIRFMFCDQVIVFDHVKQQILLVGNVHVGEGFRDEDIRAAYAEVERKLEATAQYLRKQTPAETLGAVSIPDDVELGEIQSNVTKEQFISNVEQAKEYIRSGDIFQVVLSQRFHIDTDASPLQVYRVLRTMNPSPYMYYLKMDDEIIVGTSPEALVKVENGRVETRPIAGTRPRGVTETEDIALAEELLKDEKERAEHLMLVDLGRNDLGRVSQFGTVQCDTFMEIERYSHVMHIVSNVSGKLREDKDFFDAFLSCLPAGTVSGAPKLRAMEIIAELEREARGPYAGAIGYLGFSGNMDACITIRTIVFKKNRAYVQAGAGIVWDSVPESEYQETVNKAKALLKAIRTAEAMFPATVQPYNSVINQDYLYTP
- the aroH gene encoding chorismate mutase; this encodes MYNRGIRGATTVANNEENEILEATCLLLAEIVSYNEVQPEDISNVWITVTHDLNATFPAKAIRQLDGWDMVPLMCSLEIPVEGGLPKCIRLMVQVNTVKTQREIKHVYLNGAQALRPDLASQGK